One Oncorhynchus clarkii lewisi isolate Uvic-CL-2024 chromosome 32, UVic_Ocla_1.0, whole genome shotgun sequence DNA window includes the following coding sequences:
- the LOC139391757 gene encoding deubiquitinase OTUD6B-like, whose translation MEDVTIETAEEILAKQHRKEKKDLQAKIQSMKNAVPKNDKKRRKQLTEDIVKLEAELNQKHNEELQQLDSSGEKTVDEVVNGVESLALEGEEEQKDAKQGGGPSKAQKRRDKKAAAEKERERRIAEAEVENLSGLRHQEGLKLSQKLVERQLQIREISSDGHCMYRAVEDQLGQHGLGLTLKDLRAQTAQHMRSHTDDFLPFLTNTNTGDMYTPDEFDKYCSDVADTAAWGGQLELRALTQVLQRPIEVLQADSPAIMIGEEFDKSPITLIYMRHAYRLGEHYNSVERLKDPATQEET comes from the exons ATGGAAGATGTAACGATAGAGACAGCCGAGGAGATCTTAGCCAAGCAACATCGCAAGGAGAAGAAGGACCTGCAAG CTAAAATCCAGAGCATGAAAAATGCTGTCCCCAAAAATGACAAGAAGAGGCGTAAACAGCTGACTGAGGACATTGTGAAGCTGGAGGCAGAGCTGAATCAGAAACACAACGAGGAGCTCCAACAACTGGACTCGTCAGGAGAGAAGACG GTGGACGAGGTTGTGAATGGAGTAGAGTCCCTGGCtttggaaggagaggaggagcagaaagATGCCAAACAAGGGGGAGGTCCATCCAAGGCACAGAAGAGACGG GACAAGAAGGCAGCcgctgagaaggagagagagcgtcGTATAGCGGAGGCTGAGGTGGAGAACCTGTCTGGGCTGCGACACCAGGAGGGACTGAAGTTGTCCCAGAAACTGGTGGAGCGCCAGCTGCAGATCAGGGAGATTTCCTCAG ATGGTCACTGTATGTACCGCGCTGTGGAGGACCAGTTGGGGCAGCATGGCTTAGGTCTGACCCTGAAGGACCTCCGGGCCCAAACCGCTCAGCACATGAGGAGCCACACAGACGActtccttcccttcctcaccAACACCAACACAGGGGACATGTACACGCCTG atGAGTTTGACAAGTATTGCAGTGATGTGGCAGACACGGCCGCCTGGGGTGGACAACTAGAG CTGAGAGCTCTGACACAGGTCCTTCAACGGCCAATAGAAGTGCTCCAAGCTGATTCCCCAGCTATAATGATTGGAGAGGAGTTTGACAAGTCACCCATCACCCTTAT TTACATGCGACATGCGTACAGACTGGGAGAACACTACAACTCAGTGGAACGTCTGAAAGACCCTGCTACTCAAGAGGAGACCTGA